From Rhodopseudomonas palustris, a single genomic window includes:
- a CDS encoding ABC transporter substrate-binding protein, with protein sequence MRVIDLGNRTLRRRDVLALFGGASAAGVLGLPREVLAAKTGGILKVAAPANPSSLDPATGGAGSDHSILWTMYDTLVEWDYDTLKPKPGMAKWSYPDPKTMVLEISEGIKFHDGTPLDAEAVKFNLDRNRSDQRSNVKSDLLTIEAVEVTGPLQVTLKLKNPDTSLPAILSDRAGMMVSPTNIKALGNETDRKPVGAGPWKFVRWNDNEIIVVARNESYWRKGRPFLDGIEFNIIPENATALRSVVAGQNDMTFQLPARLKPVIERSRDLKMVSSPTLYCIQVYFNYARAPLDNVKVRQAINFALDRDAFVKAALSGLGEPARMTLPSTHWAYAKDVAGTYPYDPDKAKKLLAEAGYKDGLEMTIGGYTDQDSVRRGEIIQDQLGKVGIRLKFTRGTIAEISAQFFAQEKKFDMLVSAWTGRPDPSMTYALGFDKGAYYNAGRTADPELSKLIQESRASQDLAERAAVFAKIQRITVGQALSAPLAFQFELDALSAKVKDFQPNLLGKPKFENVSLA encoded by the coding sequence ATGCGCGTGATCGATCTGGGAAACCGCACCTTACGCCGCCGCGATGTTCTGGCGCTGTTCGGCGGCGCCTCTGCGGCCGGCGTGCTCGGATTGCCGCGCGAAGTGCTGGCCGCCAAGACCGGCGGCATTCTCAAGGTCGCTGCCCCTGCCAATCCGTCGTCGCTCGATCCGGCGACCGGTGGCGCCGGCTCCGATCACAGCATCCTGTGGACGATGTACGACACGCTGGTCGAATGGGACTACGACACCTTGAAGCCGAAGCCCGGCATGGCGAAGTGGTCGTATCCCGATCCCAAGACCATGGTGCTGGAGATCTCCGAGGGTATCAAGTTCCACGACGGCACGCCGCTCGACGCCGAGGCAGTCAAGTTCAACCTCGATCGCAATCGCTCCGACCAGCGTTCCAACGTCAAATCCGATCTGCTGACTATCGAAGCTGTTGAAGTGACCGGCCCGCTTCAGGTAACGCTGAAGCTGAAGAATCCCGACACCTCGCTGCCGGCGATCCTGTCGGACCGCGCCGGCATGATGGTGTCGCCGACCAATATCAAGGCGCTCGGCAACGAAACCGACCGCAAGCCGGTCGGCGCCGGCCCGTGGAAGTTCGTGCGCTGGAACGACAACGAGATCATCGTCGTCGCCCGTAACGAAAGCTACTGGCGCAAGGGCCGGCCGTTTCTCGATGGTATCGAGTTCAACATCATCCCGGAGAACGCCACGGCGCTGCGCTCGGTGGTCGCCGGCCAGAACGACATGACGTTCCAATTGCCGGCGCGGCTGAAGCCGGTGATCGAGCGCTCCAGGGATCTCAAGATGGTGTCGTCGCCGACGCTGTACTGCATCCAGGTGTACTTCAACTACGCCCGCGCGCCGCTCGACAACGTCAAGGTTCGTCAGGCGATCAACTTCGCGCTCGATCGCGACGCCTTCGTCAAAGCGGCGCTGAGCGGCCTCGGCGAACCGGCCCGGATGACGCTGCCGAGCACCCATTGGGCCTACGCCAAGGACGTCGCCGGCACCTATCCGTATGATCCGGACAAGGCGAAAAAGCTGCTCGCCGAAGCCGGCTACAAGGACGGGCTGGAGATGACGATCGGCGGCTACACCGATCAGGACTCGGTGCGGCGCGGCGAAATCATCCAGGACCAGCTCGGCAAGGTCGGCATCAGGCTGAAGTTCACGCGCGGCACCATCGCCGAGATCAGCGCGCAGTTCTTCGCCCAGGAGAAGAAATTCGACATGCTGGTGTCGGCCTGGACCGGTCGGCCCGATCCGAGCATGACCTACGCACTCGGCTTTGACAAAGGCGCCTACTACAACGCCGGCCGCACCGCCGATCCGGAGCTGTCAAAGCTGATCCAGGAGAGCCGCGCCAGCCAGGATCTCGCCGAACGCGCCGCGGTGTTCGCCAAGATTCAACGCATCACGGTGGGGCAGGCGCTGTCGGCTCCGCTTGCGTTCCAGTTCGAACTCGATGCGCTGTCGGCGAAGGTGAAGGACTTCCAGCCGAACCTGCTCGGCAAGCCGAAGTTCGAGAACGTCTCGCTCGCCTGA
- a CDS encoding ABC transporter permease: MLNAPRLRIIGRRLLHAVPVVVLSTFIVFGLLKLVPGDVAVTLAGDNASEQRIAEIRELYGLNQPFLVQYGSWLSKAVQGDLSNSLVSSEAVLTSIERCLPHTLLIVALALLTALVIGVPLGIAAAAKPGSWIDGIVMAVASLGVAVPNFWLGMLLVAFFSLQLNWLPATGAVSLMKDPAAALSHALLPALALASGGIAEVARQLRSSLVEILSSQQVRTLHAKGLAPSSILWRHGLKNVSVNLLTVISLLANRMLAATVVVEAVFAIPGMGGLIVNAAMNRDFPVVQGVVFTMVLIVVALNLLTDILYSVLDPRIST, from the coding sequence ATGTTGAACGCTCCGCGTCTGCGCATCATCGGTCGCCGCCTGCTGCACGCGGTGCCGGTGGTGGTGCTCTCCACCTTCATCGTGTTCGGTCTGCTCAAGCTGGTGCCGGGCGACGTCGCCGTGACGCTGGCGGGCGACAACGCATCCGAGCAGCGTATCGCCGAGATCCGCGAACTCTACGGCCTGAACCAGCCGTTCCTGGTGCAATACGGCTCGTGGCTGTCGAAGGCGGTGCAGGGCGATCTGTCGAATTCGCTGGTGTCGAGCGAAGCGGTGCTGACTTCGATCGAGCGCTGCCTGCCGCATACGCTGCTGATCGTCGCGCTGGCGCTGCTCACCGCACTGGTGATCGGCGTGCCGCTCGGCATTGCGGCTGCGGCGAAGCCGGGCTCATGGATCGACGGCATCGTGATGGCGGTTGCGTCGCTCGGCGTCGCGGTGCCGAATTTCTGGCTCGGCATGCTGCTGGTGGCGTTCTTCTCGCTGCAGCTCAATTGGCTGCCCGCGACCGGCGCGGTGTCGCTGATGAAGGACCCGGCCGCCGCTCTCAGCCACGCGCTTCTGCCGGCATTGGCGCTCGCTTCCGGCGGCATCGCCGAGGTGGCGCGGCAGCTGCGCTCGTCGCTGGTCGAGATCCTGTCGTCGCAGCAGGTCCGCACGCTGCACGCCAAGGGACTGGCGCCGTCGTCGATCCTGTGGCGGCACGGCCTGAAGAACGTCAGCGTCAATCTGCTCACCGTGATCAGCCTGCTCGCCAACCGGATGCTGGCCGCCACCGTGGTGGTGGAGGCGGTGTTCGCCATTCCGGGGATGGGCGGCTTGATCGTCAACGCAGCGATGAACCGCGATTTCCCGGTGGTGCAGGGGGTGGTGTTCACCATGGTGCTGATCGTGGTGGCGCTCAATCTGCTCACCGACATTCTCTACAGCGTGCTCGACCCGAGGATCTCGACATGA
- a CDS encoding ABC transporter permease, protein MTTVSLAAPQHHHRWRRSRRFLRWFVSDLRGAISLTFLLVLLVISLLAPWIAPYDPVAQNIDAALAPMSAQHWLGADDLGRDTLSRLIYGGMASLYASFLAVAIAVLIGVPVGILAGYLGGWVDTMISRVIDSFLSFPAIVLAIAVTGALGIGLTNGMISVGIVFAPQLARLVRARTLVVRQELYVDAARCFGGSTGRILWRHVLPNAIQPVIVQVTLLLAAALLAEASLSFLGLGIQPPDPSWGAMLARAYQNMEIAPEQMYPPGLAILFTALAYNTLGESLRAALDPTMKRN, encoded by the coding sequence ATGACCACGGTCTCGCTCGCGGCCCCGCAGCATCACCACCGCTGGCGTCGGTCGCGCCGTTTCCTGCGCTGGTTCGTCTCCGATCTGCGCGGCGCCATCAGCCTGACGTTTCTGCTGGTGCTGCTGGTGATCTCGCTGCTGGCGCCGTGGATTGCGCCATACGATCCGGTCGCACAGAACATCGATGCGGCGCTGGCGCCGATGTCGGCGCAGCATTGGCTCGGGGCGGACGATCTCGGCCGCGACACGTTGAGCCGTCTGATCTACGGCGGCATGGCGTCGCTGTATGCGAGCTTCCTGGCGGTGGCGATCGCGGTGCTGATCGGCGTGCCGGTCGGCATCCTCGCCGGCTATCTCGGCGGCTGGGTGGACACCATGATCAGCCGCGTCATCGACAGTTTCCTGTCGTTCCCGGCAATCGTGCTGGCGATCGCCGTCACCGGTGCGCTCGGCATCGGCCTCACCAACGGCATGATCTCGGTCGGCATCGTGTTCGCGCCGCAGCTCGCGCGGCTGGTGCGGGCGCGGACGCTGGTGGTGCGGCAGGAGCTGTATGTCGACGCTGCGCGCTGCTTCGGCGGCTCGACCGGCCGCATCCTGTGGCGGCATGTTCTGCCGAACGCGATCCAGCCAGTGATCGTGCAGGTGACGTTGCTGCTCGCCGCGGCGCTGCTCGCCGAGGCCAGCCTCAGCTTCCTCGGCCTCGGCATTCAGCCGCCCGATCCGAGCTGGGGCGCGATGCTGGCGCGCGCCTATCAGAACATGGAGATAGCGCCGGAGCAGATGTATCCGCCGGGGCTCGCCATCCTGTTCACCGCGCTCGCCTACAATACGCTCGGCGAATCCTTGCGGGCGGCGCTCGATCCGACCATGAAGCGCAATTGA
- a CDS encoding AMP-binding protein has product MTVDAKEADYLAKLHALWAKAWPMGTPREPQYLHGEVALSEYLRAWAKSAPQRPAVIFYGHVTTYANLDEQSDRFAALLMQKGVKKGDRVAVFLPNCPQFHIVFFGILKLGAIHVPVSPLSRAFELSYELNDTDAEVIVALDQLAGVVEQVRAETSLREVIVTSFADVIPADPTIPVPDSVSGPRIAVPGATDLLPALAALPRPEPLPPASLDDVAALNYTGGTTGMPKGCVHTQRDMVYTAAANHGISVVADQNSVFLSFFPEFWIAGENFGLIFPMFTGATLVLLARWDALGVLSAIQRYKVNVTAMPVDGAVELMDHPRFKEFDLSSLSQVRVVSFVKKLNPTYRKRWKDLTGTILTEAAWGMTETHTSNTFTAGFQGDDFDLVSQPIFVGLPVPGAEFKITDFETGELVPLGGEGEIRVRTPSLLKSYWNKPEATAQSLVDGWLRTGDIGTIDSDGFLHFLGRRKEMLKVKGMSVFPPEIEALLGQHPKVLGSGVVGRDDPGKGQVPVAFIQLKPEAEGTITPAELQAWCAERMAVYKVPEIRMIDALPMTATGKVKKQELNANAPL; this is encoded by the coding sequence ATGACCGTGGACGCCAAGGAAGCCGACTATCTGGCAAAGCTGCACGCGCTGTGGGCCAAGGCGTGGCCGATGGGCACGCCGCGCGAGCCGCAATATCTGCACGGCGAAGTCGCGCTCAGCGAGTACTTGCGCGCCTGGGCGAAATCGGCACCGCAGCGGCCGGCGGTGATCTTCTACGGCCACGTCACCACCTATGCGAATCTCGATGAGCAGAGCGACCGCTTCGCTGCGTTGCTGATGCAGAAGGGCGTCAAGAAGGGCGACCGCGTCGCGGTTTTCCTGCCGAACTGCCCGCAGTTCCACATCGTATTCTTCGGCATTCTCAAGCTCGGTGCGATCCATGTGCCGGTCAGTCCGTTGTCGCGGGCGTTCGAGCTGTCCTACGAGCTCAACGACACCGACGCCGAAGTCATCGTGGCGCTCGACCAGCTCGCCGGCGTGGTCGAGCAGGTCCGCGCCGAGACCTCGCTGCGCGAAGTGATCGTCACCAGCTTCGCCGACGTGATCCCGGCCGATCCGACGATCCCGGTGCCGGACTCGGTGAGCGGCCCGCGTATCGCGGTGCCGGGCGCGACCGACCTGCTGCCTGCGCTCGCGGCATTGCCGAGGCCGGAGCCGCTGCCGCCGGCCTCGCTCGACGATGTCGCGGCGCTGAACTACACCGGCGGCACCACCGGCATGCCGAAGGGCTGCGTCCACACCCAGCGCGACATGGTCTACACGGCGGCCGCCAATCACGGCATCTCGGTGGTGGCCGATCAGAACAGCGTGTTCCTGTCGTTCTTCCCCGAGTTCTGGATCGCGGGCGAGAACTTCGGTCTGATCTTCCCGATGTTCACCGGCGCCACGCTGGTGCTGCTGGCGCGGTGGGATGCGCTCGGCGTGCTGAGCGCGATCCAGCGTTACAAGGTCAACGTCACGGCGATGCCGGTCGACGGCGCGGTCGAGTTGATGGATCACCCGCGCTTCAAGGAGTTCGATCTGTCCTCGCTCAGCCAGGTGCGGGTGGTGTCGTTCGTCAAGAAGCTCAACCCGACCTACCGCAAGCGCTGGAAGGATCTCACCGGCACGATCCTTACCGAAGCCGCGTGGGGCATGACCGAGACCCACACCTCGAACACGTTCACGGCCGGCTTCCAGGGCGACGATTTCGATCTGGTGTCGCAGCCGATCTTCGTCGGCCTGCCGGTGCCCGGTGCGGAGTTCAAGATCACCGACTTCGAGACCGGCGAACTGGTGCCGCTCGGCGGCGAAGGCGAAATCCGCGTCCGCACGCCGTCCCTGCTCAAGAGCTACTGGAATAAGCCGGAGGCGACCGCGCAATCGCTGGTCGATGGCTGGCTGCGCACCGGCGACATCGGCACCATCGATTCCGATGGCTTCCTGCACTTCCTCGGCCGCCGCAAGGAGATGCTCAAGGTCAAGGGCATGAGCGTGTTTCCGCCGGAGATCGAAGCACTGCTCGGCCAGCATCCGAAGGTGCTCGGTTCAGGCGTTGTCGGGCGCGACGATCCCGGCAAAGGCCAGGTGCCGGTCGCCTTCATCCAGCTCAAGCCGGAAGCCGAAGGCACCATCACGCCGGCCGAGCTGCAGGCCTGGTGCGCCGAGCGGATGGCGGTCTACAAGGTTCCGGAGATCCGTATGATCGACGCGTTGCCGATGACCGCGACCGGCAAGGTGAAGAAGCAAGAGCTGAACGCCAACGCGCCGCTGTGA
- a CDS encoding carboxyl transferase domain-containing protein yields the protein MPFRKLLIANRGEIAIRIARAAAESGLTTVAIHPAEDAASLHVRIADHAEQIPGRGARAYLDIEAVIAAAKAAGCDALHPGYGFLSENADLARRCAEEGITFVGPSPEALRLFGDKVAAKELAKRCDVPIIAGTVGPSTLEEIQTFFASLGDKPAVMIKAMAGGGGRGMRIVERAEDLADAYGRCQSEAKAAFGYEGVYAERLIRNARHIEVQIIGDRHGGVSQLWERECTIQRRNQKLVEIAPSPSLSESLRSRIVEAAKALAAMANYDSLGTFEFLVDGDAGEGAGVYAFIEANPRLQVEHTVTEEVLAVDLVRAQLAVAGGATLASLGLDQPSVPRPRGFAIQLRVNMETMDAKGATKPTGGKLAIFEPPSGPGVRVDTFGYAGYTTSASYDSLLAKVIVHGRGDWAEAVAKAARTLREFRIGGVATNVPLLQAILAHADFKANRVSTSFIDRHVAELVEAAQQFDHPLIATEGADPRGSSPTATSEPVPEGAVAIAAPLQGTVVAITVAEGDVVRPGQQLAVIESMKMEHLVAAEQGGRIRRIVAADGVTLMQGEPILYLEPQDVEGDHVVAEEDIDLDAIRPDLAEMLARQANTLDENRPDSVGRRRKTNQRTARENIAQLVDDGSFMEYGSLAIAGQRRRRSLDDLIKNTPADGLVTGVATVNAAEFGEHAARCMVIAYDYTVLAGTQGHMNHKKIDRMLTLVEQWRMPLVFYAEGGGGRPGDTDRLGMTGLDGPSFVQFAKLSGLVPVVGVVSGYCFAGNAAMLGCCDVIIATQNASIGMGGPAMIEGGGLGVYHPAEVGPVSFQSPNGVVDILVQDEEEATRVAQKYLSYFQGAVSEWKAPDQRLLRRAIPENRLRVYDIRNVIDLIADEDSVLELRRDFGVGMITAFIRIEGKPFGLIANNPKHLGGAIDADAGDKAARFLQLCDAFDIPIVSLCDTPGFMVGPEAEKTAIVRHVARMFVTGASLTVPLFGIVLRKGYGLGAQSMIGGGFHASFFTAAWPTGEFGGMGLEGYVRLGFRKEMEAIADPAEREAYYKNKVAELYANGKAVSIASVFEIDNVIDPAETRRWVMAGLRSVPTPPKRTERKRPCIDTW from the coding sequence ATGCCGTTCCGAAAACTGCTGATCGCCAACCGCGGCGAGATCGCGATCCGTATCGCGCGCGCCGCCGCCGAGTCCGGCCTGACCACAGTGGCGATCCATCCCGCCGAGGACGCGGCGTCGCTGCACGTCCGCATCGCCGATCACGCCGAACAGATTCCCGGCCGCGGCGCGCGGGCCTATCTCGACATCGAGGCGGTGATTGCGGCGGCGAAGGCGGCTGGCTGCGATGCGCTGCATCCCGGCTACGGCTTCCTCAGTGAGAATGCCGACCTTGCGCGGCGCTGCGCCGAGGAGGGCATCACCTTCGTCGGGCCGTCGCCGGAGGCGCTGCGGCTGTTCGGCGACAAGGTCGCGGCCAAGGAGCTGGCGAAGCGCTGCGATGTGCCGATCATCGCCGGCACGGTCGGTCCGTCGACGCTGGAGGAGATTCAGACGTTCTTTGCCTCGCTCGGCGACAAGCCGGCGGTGATGATCAAGGCGATGGCCGGCGGCGGCGGTCGCGGCATGCGCATCGTCGAGCGCGCCGAGGATCTCGCCGACGCCTATGGGCGCTGTCAGTCCGAGGCCAAGGCGGCGTTCGGCTACGAGGGCGTCTATGCCGAGCGGCTGATCCGCAACGCGCGGCACATCGAGGTGCAGATCATCGGCGACCGGCATGGCGGCGTCAGTCAGCTCTGGGAACGCGAATGCACCATTCAGCGCCGCAACCAGAAGCTGGTCGAGATCGCGCCGAGCCCGTCGCTGTCCGAAAGCCTTCGCAGCAGAATCGTCGAAGCCGCCAAGGCGCTGGCCGCGATGGCGAATTACGACAGCCTCGGCACCTTCGAGTTTCTGGTCGACGGTGACGCCGGCGAAGGTGCCGGCGTCTACGCGTTCATCGAGGCCAATCCGCGACTGCAGGTCGAACACACCGTCACCGAAGAGGTGCTGGCGGTCGATCTGGTGCGTGCCCAGCTCGCAGTCGCCGGCGGCGCGACGCTGGCCTCGCTCGGCCTCGATCAGCCCTCGGTGCCGCGGCCGCGCGGGTTCGCGATCCAGCTCCGCGTCAACATGGAGACGATGGACGCCAAAGGCGCGACCAAGCCGACCGGCGGTAAGCTTGCGATCTTCGAGCCGCCATCCGGGCCCGGCGTCCGCGTCGATACGTTCGGCTATGCCGGCTACACCACCAGCGCGTCCTACGATTCACTGCTCGCCAAGGTGATCGTGCATGGCCGCGGCGACTGGGCCGAGGCGGTCGCAAAGGCCGCGCGGACGCTGCGCGAATTCCGCATCGGCGGCGTTGCCACCAACGTGCCGTTGCTGCAGGCGATCCTCGCGCACGCCGATTTCAAGGCCAATCGGGTCAGCACCAGCTTCATCGATCGCCATGTTGCCGAGCTGGTCGAGGCTGCGCAGCAATTCGACCATCCGCTGATCGCGACCGAAGGCGCCGACCCGCGCGGCAGCAGCCCGACGGCTACTTCGGAGCCGGTCCCCGAGGGCGCGGTCGCGATTGCCGCGCCGCTGCAGGGCACTGTGGTGGCGATCACGGTCGCGGAAGGCGACGTGGTGCGGCCGGGGCAGCAGCTCGCGGTGATCGAGTCGATGAAGATGGAGCATCTGGTCGCGGCCGAGCAGGGCGGGCGCATCCGGCGTATCGTCGCCGCCGACGGCGTGACGCTGATGCAGGGCGAGCCGATCCTGTATCTCGAGCCGCAGGACGTCGAAGGCGACCACGTCGTCGCCGAAGAGGATATCGATCTCGACGCGATCCGGCCGGACCTCGCCGAGATGCTGGCGCGGCAGGCCAACACCCTCGACGAGAACCGGCCGGACTCGGTGGGGCGGCGGCGCAAGACCAATCAGCGCACCGCGCGCGAGAACATCGCGCAGCTCGTCGACGACGGCTCGTTCATGGAATACGGCAGCCTGGCGATCGCCGGCCAGCGCCGCCGCCGTTCGCTCGACGATTTGATCAAGAACACCCCGGCTGACGGCCTCGTCACCGGTGTGGCCACCGTCAATGCCGCGGAGTTCGGCGAGCACGCCGCGCGCTGCATGGTGATCGCCTACGATTACACCGTGCTGGCCGGCACCCAGGGCCACATGAACCACAAGAAGATCGACCGGATGCTGACGCTGGTCGAGCAGTGGCGGATGCCGCTGGTGTTCTACGCCGAAGGCGGCGGCGGCCGGCCCGGCGATACCGATCGGCTCGGCATGACCGGTCTCGACGGTCCATCCTTCGTGCAGTTCGCCAAGCTGTCCGGCCTGGTGCCGGTGGTCGGCGTCGTCTCCGGCTATTGCTTCGCCGGCAACGCCGCGATGCTCGGCTGCTGCGACGTCATCATCGCCACCCAGAACGCCTCGATCGGCATGGGCGGGCCGGCGATGATCGAGGGCGGCGGCCTCGGCGTTTATCATCCGGCCGAGGTCGGACCGGTGTCGTTCCAGTCGCCGAACGGCGTGGTCGATATTCTGGTGCAGGACGAAGAGGAGGCGACCCGGGTCGCGCAGAAATATCTGTCCTACTTCCAGGGCGCGGTGAGCGAATGGAAGGCGCCGGACCAGCGGCTGCTGCGCCGGGCGATCCCGGAGAACCGGCTGCGGGTCTACGACATCCGCAATGTCATCGATCTTATCGCGGATGAAGATTCGGTGCTCGAACTGCGCCGCGATTTCGGCGTCGGCATGATCACCGCCTTCATCCGGATCGAGGGCAAGCCATTCGGTCTGATCGCCAACAATCCGAAGCATCTCGGCGGCGCGATCGACGCCGACGCCGGCGACAAGGCGGCGCGCTTCCTGCAGCTCTGCGACGCATTCGACATTCCGATCGTGTCGCTGTGCGACACGCCCGGCTTCATGGTCGGCCCCGAGGCCGAGAAGACCGCGATCGTCCGTCATGTTGCGCGGATGTTCGTCACCGGGGCCAGCCTCACCGTGCCGCTGTTCGGCATCGTGCTGCGCAAGGGCTACGGCCTCGGCGCGCAGTCGATGATCGGCGGCGGCTTCCACGCCTCGTTCTTCACCGCGGCTTGGCCAACCGGTGAATTCGGCGGCATGGGGCTGGAGGGCTATGTGCGCCTCGGCTTCCGCAAGGAGATGGAGGCAATCGCCGATCCGGCCGAGCGCGAGGCTTACTACAAGAACAAGGTCGCAGAGCTGTATGCCAACGGCAAGGCGGTCTCGATCGCGTCGGTGTTCGAGATCGACAATGTGATCGATCCGGCCGAGACGCGGCGCTGGGTCATGGCCGGGCTGCGCTCGGTGCCGACGCCGCCGAAGCGCACCGAGCGCAAGCGGCCCTGCATCGATACCTGGTAG
- a CDS encoding hotdog fold domain-containing protein → MTQAAFETPIDDTGEALAGPWRQPRQMLHAQVYDSHASIHDDATAQKLGFKGGTIEGPTHFSQFAPLCERLWGKEWFETGCISAHYRNAAFEGEDVQAIADKPVAGARHTTIRMVKRDGTEVLRGTASVGRDAPASALDVRLTELKPLADPVILRDISVGMTTKTQAAQMDHDQIMGELYPFSLAQKLEVITEPSPYYRPGGGAPWGKAIIPLEMLSVLFQYLSKQDGLPVRGPVVGLFADQEIRLIHGPLFVGEPYRIERKVVALSGSKRTESMWVRSEAYDATGRLVATMLLNSATLKDSYAPYAQEHAALYPAG, encoded by the coding sequence ATGACGCAAGCCGCTTTCGAGACGCCGATCGACGATACCGGCGAGGCGCTGGCCGGGCCGTGGCGACAGCCGCGGCAGATGCTGCATGCGCAGGTCTACGACTCGCACGCCTCGATCCACGACGACGCCACCGCGCAGAAGCTCGGCTTCAAGGGCGGCACCATCGAGGGCCCGACGCATTTCAGTCAGTTCGCGCCGCTGTGCGAACGGCTGTGGGGCAAGGAGTGGTTCGAAACCGGCTGCATCTCGGCGCATTATCGTAACGCTGCGTTCGAGGGCGAGGACGTTCAGGCGATCGCCGACAAGCCGGTGGCCGGTGCGCGCCATACCACCATCCGCATGGTCAAGCGCGACGGCACCGAAGTGCTCCGCGGCACGGCCTCGGTCGGCCGCGACGCGCCGGCTTCGGCGCTCGACGTCCGGCTCACCGAGCTGAAGCCGTTGGCCGACCCGGTGATCCTGCGCGACATCTCGGTCGGCATGACGACCAAGACCCAGGCGGCGCAGATGGACCATGACCAGATCATGGGCGAGCTGTATCCGTTCTCGCTCGCCCAGAAGCTGGAAGTGATCACCGAGCCGTCGCCGTATTATCGGCCGGGCGGCGGGGCGCCGTGGGGCAAGGCGATCATCCCGCTGGAGATGCTGAGCGTGCTGTTCCAGTACCTCAGCAAGCAGGACGGATTGCCGGTGCGCGGCCCGGTGGTCGGCCTGTTCGCCGATCAGGAAATCCGGCTGATCCACGGGCCGCTGTTCGTCGGCGAGCCCTACCGGATCGAGCGCAAGGTGGTGGCGCTGTCCGGCAGCAAGCGGACCGAGAGCATGTGGGTGCGCAGCGAAGCCTATGACGCCACCGGCCGCCTGGTCGCGACCATGCTGCTGAATTCGGCGACGCTGAAGGATTCCTACGCGCCCTATGCGCAGGAACACGCCGCGCTGTATCCGGCGGGATAA
- a CDS encoding cytochrome c oxidase subunit 3 family protein: protein MTDATAAGVPALSDSTDSRAASGASALESLPGHLMMWVLIFSELAAFGALLIGFQIARALQPDVFSAGQAQLDPALAAANTLCLVSSGWFAAKASAAARNGACDASWRWTVGACLLGAAFIAIKLFEYAGEIARGADIDGSTFFTLYFLLTGFHLLHVALGIAILLGVAWRANAAAVESGTCFWHMVDLVWLVMFPIVYLMR from the coding sequence ATGACCGACGCAACCGCAGCGGGTGTGCCCGCGCTCTCCGACAGCACTGACAGCCGCGCCGCGTCCGGTGCCAGCGCGCTGGAGTCGCTCCCCGGTCACCTGATGATGTGGGTGCTGATCTTCAGCGAACTCGCGGCTTTCGGCGCGTTGCTGATCGGGTTCCAGATCGCACGAGCGTTGCAGCCGGACGTTTTCTCGGCCGGGCAGGCGCAGCTCGACCCGGCGCTCGCCGCCGCCAATACACTCTGCCTGGTGTCCAGTGGCTGGTTCGCCGCCAAGGCCAGCGCAGCCGCTCGTAACGGTGCGTGCGACGCGAGTTGGCGCTGGACCGTCGGTGCCTGTTTGCTCGGCGCGGCGTTCATCGCCATCAAGCTGTTCGAATACGCCGGTGAGATCGCCCGCGGTGCCGATATCGACGGCAGCACCTTCTTCACGCTGTACTTCTTGCTCACCGGGTTTCACCTGCTGCATGTCGCGCTCGGAATCGCGATCCTGCTCGGCGTCGCTTGGCGCGCCAATGCCGCCGCAGTCGAAAGCGGAACCTGCTTCTGGCACATGGTCGATCTGGTGTGGCTGGTGATGTTCCCGATCGTCTACCTGATGCGGTGA
- a CDS encoding cytochrome C oxidase subunit IV family protein, which yields MIRFTQRRDRSAIALLLLTILGVLLSRGAAAAFAGGAVLMIVAVLKARLVVLDYFGFRGTPGPWRALLFGWIALVACGALASPLVQALR from the coding sequence ATGATCCGGTTCACCCAGCGCCGGGATCGCAGCGCGATTGCTCTGCTACTGCTCACCATCCTCGGTGTTCTACTTAGCCGAGGCGCCGCGGCAGCGTTTGCCGGCGGCGCCGTGCTGATGATCGTCGCGGTGCTGAAGGCCCGCCTGGTCGTGCTCGATTATTTCGGGTTTCGCGGCACGCCCGGGCCGTGGCGGGCGTTGTTGTTCGGCTGGATCGCGCTGGTCGCGTGCGGTGCACTCGCCTCGCCATTGGTGCAGGCCCTTCGCTAA
- a CDS encoding c-type cytochrome, whose product MAERLTKSAARNVFFGGSAFFFAIFVGLTAHSHYYIATKSTDASTLTPSVARGKHVWEKNSCINCHTLLGEGAYFAPELANVWVRWGGDKDPAQAREMLKSWMASQPSGVPGRRQMPQFHLTDQEVGDLADFLEWTSKIKTQNWPPNDAG is encoded by the coding sequence ATGGCTGAACGCCTCACCAAGTCTGCCGCGCGCAATGTGTTCTTCGGCGGCTCGGCCTTCTTCTTCGCGATCTTCGTCGGGCTCACCGCCCACAGCCACTATTACATCGCGACCAAGTCGACCGACGCCTCGACACTGACCCCGTCGGTGGCCCGCGGCAAGCACGTCTGGGAAAAGAACTCCTGCATCAACTGCCACACCCTGCTCGGCGAGGGTGCGTATTTCGCCCCCGAGCTCGCCAATGTCTGGGTGCGCTGGGGCGGCGACAAGGATCCGGCCCAGGCCCGCGAAATGCTGAAATCCTGGATGGCGTCGCAGCCCTCCGGCGTCCCGGGGCGGCGGCAGATGCCGCAATTCCACCTGACCGATCAGGAGGTCGGCGATCTGGCTGATTTCCTGGAATGGACCAGCAAGATCAAGACGCAAAACTGGCCGCCGAACGACGCCGGCTGA